One Turneriella parva DSM 21527 genomic region harbors:
- a CDS encoding NAD-dependent epimerase/dehydratase family protein — protein MQTDYIIAGATGLVGTEVVKQLIAQGGAEIWCLGRSAPGPESANLHFVPHSFTTSVVWPGKKPTAPIAICTLGTTIKKAGSQAAFRQVDYDFVVNFAAEALALGARSLHVVTAHGASPKSGIFYNRVKGEVEQKLMALNLPALHLYRPSLLIGDRKEHRTGEKLASVVTGVLSPLFKLPGLSSVQPTPAEALAAYIIKTSRSALAGSHIHSNLQIMQG, from the coding sequence ATGCAAACAGATTACATCATCGCGGGCGCCACAGGCCTCGTCGGTACAGAAGTGGTGAAGCAGCTGATCGCGCAGGGTGGGGCTGAGATCTGGTGCCTCGGCCGCAGTGCCCCTGGGCCAGAATCAGCGAACCTGCATTTCGTGCCGCATAGCTTTACGACGTCTGTCGTATGGCCTGGAAAGAAACCAACAGCTCCCATTGCAATTTGTACACTGGGTACGACCATCAAGAAGGCCGGCAGTCAGGCAGCATTTCGTCAGGTGGATTACGATTTTGTTGTAAACTTCGCGGCAGAGGCGCTCGCGCTGGGCGCTCGCTCGCTGCACGTCGTCACCGCGCATGGTGCTTCACCCAAATCTGGCATTTTCTATAATCGGGTCAAGGGCGAGGTCGAACAAAAGCTGATGGCCTTGAACCTGCCTGCGCTGCATCTCTACAGACCCTCGCTGCTCATCGGTGACCGCAAAGAACACCGCACAGGCGAAAAATTGGCGAGTGTTGTCACCGGCGTGCTTTCTCCGCTTTTCAAATTACCGGGACTCAGCAGCGTGCAGCCCACGCCCGCAGAGGCGCTGGCAGCCTACATAATAAAAACCAGCCGCTCTGCGCTGGCGGGCAGCCATATACACAGCAATCTGCAGATTATGCAGGGTTAG
- a CDS encoding cAMP/cGMP-dependent 3',5'-cyclic-AMP/GMP phosphodiesterase, whose product MEPLKELSHVVTELPRGGYLVQTPGGYFQFGAPPETIKDTMFLPEGVPTVFVLPKHFFNWRKGISVAELEFPIYYNFFLKKRKTILICNEEQFLRFKTVFNEAVFGPKDLDVSRDYVEGLEVPALKREMKFFSSTFKFADMVGFGIFNEKRRFTYKGVTVSQDADDNFQVSSGSKHIADIPGKIEFKTIYRIGERLHEPFVPPLFGVTCLGPSHGFDPSENTSGFTIWLNHSGIMIDPPVNTTEWLEDSNVNPKFIDSIILTHCHADHDAGTFQKILEEGKITIYTTETVMGSFLKKYSALANIDESYMRRLFDFKPVKVGQPFFIHGGRFEIFYTLHSIPAIGFTLKFQDQSFVYSSDHNNDPVIHEQLREKQIISESRYNALRNFPWHSNVIYHESGIAPLHTPIAHLDSLPDDVKKRIVVYHISEKDFPKQTHLTLAKFGIENTLYFNAAAPENVKASQILGTLKQLDFFEDMPISRAQEFIDIVQIERYKKGDLIIQQGTSGDRFYIIYFGSVSVRTQDLQSRKIYGAYDYFGEVALVTNQLRTADVVAETEVTLFTVEKDKFLNFISGSEFEKILLKLAKVRDAETWNVISQSRQLNFLTSTQKTWLESMLIPVEFTEKGPIYPEGVPPQYFYIIRSGEVTLTNNGVEEGLLTRGDVIVHSELLKTGRENFQYGFINKSEASLYAVSREDALKFFDRNPGVKMKLQYEF is encoded by the coding sequence ATGGAACCTCTCAAAGAGCTTTCGCATGTCGTCACAGAATTGCCGCGTGGCGGTTACCTGGTACAAACGCCGGGCGGTTATTTTCAATTTGGCGCTCCGCCTGAAACCATCAAAGATACGATGTTTTTACCCGAAGGGGTGCCGACGGTATTCGTTCTGCCGAAGCACTTTTTCAACTGGCGCAAAGGCATAAGCGTCGCCGAACTCGAGTTTCCGATCTACTACAATTTCTTTCTGAAGAAGCGTAAAACCATTCTCATCTGTAACGAAGAGCAGTTCTTGCGCTTCAAGACTGTTTTTAACGAAGCGGTGTTCGGGCCCAAAGATCTCGATGTCTCTCGCGACTACGTCGAAGGGCTTGAAGTGCCGGCGCTCAAGCGTGAGATGAAATTTTTCAGCAGCACCTTCAAATTTGCCGACATGGTGGGCTTTGGCATTTTCAACGAAAAACGCCGCTTCACTTATAAGGGCGTTACCGTCAGCCAAGATGCTGATGATAACTTTCAGGTATCGAGCGGCAGCAAGCACATCGCCGATATTCCCGGCAAGATTGAATTCAAAACCATTTACCGAATCGGCGAGCGTCTGCATGAGCCTTTCGTACCCCCATTATTCGGGGTCACCTGCCTCGGCCCGAGCCATGGATTTGACCCAAGCGAGAACACTTCGGGTTTCACAATTTGGCTGAACCATAGCGGCATCATGATCGACCCGCCGGTCAACACGACCGAGTGGCTTGAAGATTCGAACGTGAACCCGAAATTTATCGACAGTATTATTCTGACGCACTGCCATGCCGATCACGACGCGGGTACATTTCAAAAGATTCTCGAAGAAGGCAAGATTACCATTTACACGACCGAAACGGTCATGGGCAGCTTTCTCAAAAAATACTCAGCTCTCGCGAATATCGACGAAAGTTATATGCGGCGTTTGTTTGACTTTAAACCGGTAAAAGTCGGCCAACCATTTTTTATTCACGGTGGGCGTTTCGAGATTTTTTACACGTTGCACTCGATACCGGCGATTGGGTTTACTCTGAAGTTTCAAGACCAGTCATTCGTGTATTCGTCTGATCACAATAATGATCCGGTGATTCACGAGCAGCTTCGCGAAAAGCAGATAATCAGCGAATCGCGCTATAATGCCCTTAGAAACTTTCCGTGGCACAGCAACGTCATTTACCATGAATCGGGCATTGCTCCCCTGCACACGCCCATCGCTCACCTTGATTCTTTGCCCGACGATGTGAAGAAGCGCATTGTCGTCTACCATATTAGCGAGAAAGATTTTCCGAAACAGACGCATCTGACACTCGCAAAATTCGGTATTGAGAATACTCTCTACTTTAATGCGGCTGCACCTGAGAATGTGAAGGCTTCTCAGATTCTTGGCACACTGAAACAACTCGACTTCTTTGAAGACATGCCGATTTCGCGCGCACAAGAATTCATTGACATTGTTCAGATAGAGCGGTACAAAAAGGGTGATCTGATCATTCAACAAGGCACCAGCGGAGACCGCTTCTACATCATCTATTTCGGTTCGGTTTCGGTACGCACTCAAGACCTGCAATCGCGCAAGATCTATGGCGCTTATGACTATTTCGGTGAAGTCGCGCTGGTAACCAACCAGCTGCGCACGGCTGACGTTGTGGCTGAAACCGAAGTCACACTTTTCACCGTCGAAAAAGACAAGTTCTTGAATTTCATTTCAGGTTCAGAGTTTGAGAAGATTTTGCTCAAACTCGCCAAGGTGCGTGACGCCGAAACCTGGAACGTCATCTCACAGAGCCGGCAGCTGAATTTTCTCACTTCGACGCAGAAAACCTGGCTCGAGTCGATGCTGATTCCCGTCGAGTTTACCGAAAAGGGCCCGATTTACCCCGAAGGTGTGCCGCCACAATACTTCTACATCATACGCTCCGGTGAGGTGACGCTCACCAACAACGGCGTAGAAGAAGGGCTGCTGACGCGGGGCGATGTTATTGTGCATAGTGAACTTCTCAAAACCGGTCGCGAGAATTTTCAATACGGTTTCATCAACAAGAGTGAAGCTTCGCTCTATGCCGTTTCACGCGAAGATGCGCTCAAGTTTTTCGACCGCAACCCCGGCGTAAAAATGAAACTGCAGTACGAGTTCTAG
- a CDS encoding sodium/proton-translocating pyrophosphatase, producing MFGFIVLLAIASASAILLLCIAQLIRVPENGVAMPTADSGMLVYRRPLYRAVAAAAAVFSLMLAAGYYFDFARNKISDWKILLLTSGGFLLFLVAAIASESLLRYMKRRVVQLQKETISRIFRQVLYAGALMGLGAVLMAIVYAWLAQSQKNQMTQLYLIPAYAGALLMFYQRFHVALTARSADYAFELMARQEALLPLAGASNPLWRLRQSFAAINRFLFSHLEYLVLAVVVLTVSHQIEAQTKLPSNLGATVSLTVFAIGVIATIPALFIMRVREKTSPETFLWNIRIGYVASLGVQAVITYVVLVVFAQLHIKFFWITFIGSLTALLLNVYSAAFVAENHKTARGLIAAAASSVSTVVHRGIAAGMRGAAVPALIVAFMMGLVYLMGVVDEKGEDRFVYGLFALALALTSMVSLFTVAQATAVITSIASHFIAEAKLNYRKGEMHSALEKFRILRSISLPSYVLHGKIMLSALAMLIFLVYTQLLSEAGAATLFKHLTETATLLLGGITTYYLSARVNELVLNLGPLMVRETSRQFREMPGLMAGEVPPDTGQLLTISRQYLTRKIMPLFLLAMFLPAAACLMGGIYGLTGYLIGFGFFTFLSANSWLTTGAAWSSARHAAEADAQVSRHTAQLEALTQADIVGDSMHEAAAPTLAAAVHVTIIASLIFTPATLELHTQLREFVKTFF from the coding sequence ATGTTCGGCTTCATCGTTCTACTCGCTATCGCCTCGGCTTCGGCCATTCTTCTGCTCTGCATCGCGCAGCTGATACGCGTGCCTGAAAACGGCGTGGCAATGCCCACCGCCGATTCTGGCATGCTCGTTTATCGCCGGCCTCTTTATCGTGCAGTTGCCGCCGCGGCAGCGGTATTTTCACTCATGCTTGCTGCAGGCTATTACTTCGATTTTGCGCGAAACAAAATTTCAGACTGGAAAATACTTTTGCTCACCTCAGGCGGATTTCTGCTTTTTCTGGTGGCGGCAATCGCCAGCGAGTCATTACTCCGGTACATGAAGCGGCGCGTAGTGCAGCTGCAGAAAGAAACCATTAGCCGTATCTTCAGACAAGTGCTTTACGCTGGCGCACTCATGGGGCTCGGCGCAGTTCTGATGGCGATCGTTTATGCATGGCTGGCGCAGAGCCAGAAAAACCAGATGACGCAGCTCTATCTGATACCGGCCTATGCGGGCGCGCTGCTGATGTTCTACCAGCGGTTTCATGTCGCGCTGACTGCCCGCTCGGCCGATTACGCGTTTGAACTCATGGCCCGCCAAGAAGCATTACTTCCGCTGGCGGGCGCGTCGAATCCGCTATGGCGGCTGAGGCAGTCTTTTGCCGCCATTAACCGCTTTCTTTTCTCGCACCTCGAATACCTGGTGCTCGCAGTCGTCGTGCTCACGGTCTCACACCAGATCGAAGCGCAGACGAAACTGCCTTCTAATCTGGGTGCGACGGTCTCGTTGACAGTGTTTGCGATCGGCGTTATTGCGACAATACCTGCGCTCTTTATAATGCGGGTCAGAGAAAAAACATCACCCGAGACGTTTCTGTGGAATATCCGCATCGGCTATGTTGCGTCTCTGGGCGTACAGGCAGTCATTACGTATGTCGTGCTCGTTGTATTCGCACAGTTGCACATTAAATTCTTCTGGATTACATTCATCGGTTCACTGACTGCCCTGCTGCTGAATGTCTATTCTGCCGCCTTCGTCGCAGAAAATCACAAGACAGCACGGGGTCTCATTGCCGCAGCCGCCAGCTCCGTTTCGACAGTGGTTCACCGTGGTATAGCAGCCGGCATGCGGGGCGCAGCGGTGCCGGCGCTGATTGTCGCCTTCATGATGGGTCTTGTCTACCTGATGGGTGTTGTCGACGAGAAAGGCGAAGACCGCTTTGTGTACGGCCTGTTTGCCCTTGCTTTGGCGCTCACGTCGATGGTATCGCTCTTCACTGTTGCGCAGGCGACTGCTGTCATAACTTCAATCGCTTCGCATTTTATCGCCGAGGCGAAGCTCAATTACCGCAAGGGAGAAATGCACTCGGCGCTTGAAAAATTCAGAATCTTGCGCAGTATCTCTTTGCCCTCATACGTGCTGCACGGTAAGATCATGCTCTCGGCGCTCGCGATGCTGATTTTTCTCGTGTACACACAGCTTTTGAGCGAAGCAGGCGCCGCCACTCTGTTTAAGCACCTGACGGAAACAGCTACGCTTCTGCTGGGCGGCATTACAACCTATTATCTTTCAGCGCGCGTCAATGAATTGGTGCTGAATCTCGGGCCCTTGATGGTGCGTGAAACCAGCAGGCAGTTTCGGGAAATGCCCGGGCTCATGGCTGGCGAAGTACCACCCGACACGGGGCAACTGCTCACAATTTCGCGCCAGTATCTGACGCGCAAAATTATGCCGCTATTCTTGCTCGCTATGTTTTTGCCTGCAGCTGCCTGTCTAATGGGTGGCATATATGGATTAACAGGCTACCTGATTGGCTTTGGTTTCTTTACATTTCTCAGCGCCAACAGCTGGCTCACCACCGGTGCAGCCTGGTCGAGCGCGCGCCACGCGGCCGAGGCCGATGCTCAGGTATCAAGGCACACTGCCCAGCTCGAGGCGTTGACGCAGGCCGATATTGTCGGCGACTCAATGCACGAGGCGGCAGCCCCGACGCTGGCGGCGGCAGTGCATGTGACGATAATCGCATCGCTCATATTTACACCCGCGACTCTCGAGCTGCACACGCAACTGCGCGAATTCGTCAAAACTTTTTTCTGA
- a CDS encoding alpha/beta hydrolase produces MQQTASTLKNPQDGFELYTQTWKPGKSKPKFVVVIQHGFGEHSGRYNNILAELEKEKAVVYALDARGHGKTPGKRGHIDDFNVYADDLALLIQKARKENGKLPMILLGHSMGGLIAVLAALRGDVAKELNGLAVSSGAFKPALDAVQAIKKAVGTVLARLAPAMTVPAGLDVKLISRDDNVVQAYVNDPLVHGKISMKMGVDLFATGTQLLHEASRITMPVLVFHGDADGIALAEGSREFFQGLSSKDKTLKIYPGFYHETMNEPLGDRKQVISDIIKWIKKHV; encoded by the coding sequence ATGCAGCAGACGGCTTCGACTCTTAAAAATCCTCAAGACGGTTTCGAACTCTACACACAGACCTGGAAACCGGGCAAAAGCAAGCCAAAATTCGTCGTGGTGATACAGCACGGTTTCGGCGAACACTCGGGTCGTTATAACAATATTTTGGCTGAGCTTGAAAAAGAAAAAGCCGTGGTCTATGCACTCGATGCACGTGGGCACGGAAAGACGCCGGGCAAACGCGGGCATATCGACGACTTTAATGTCTATGCCGATGATCTCGCGTTACTGATTCAAAAGGCGCGAAAAGAGAACGGAAAGTTGCCGATGATTTTGCTGGGCCATTCAATGGGTGGCCTTATTGCGGTGCTTGCGGCTCTCAGGGGTGATGTTGCAAAAGAACTGAACGGCCTGGCAGTTTCGAGCGGGGCCTTTAAGCCTGCACTCGATGCGGTTCAGGCAATCAAAAAGGCTGTGGGTACGGTGCTCGCGCGCCTAGCGCCGGCGATGACGGTGCCTGCGGGGCTAGACGTAAAACTGATTTCACGCGACGATAACGTCGTGCAGGCCTATGTGAACGACCCGCTCGTGCACGGCAAAATATCTATGAAGATGGGTGTCGATCTCTTCGCGACCGGTACGCAACTCTTGCACGAGGCGAGCCGCATCACGATGCCTGTGCTGGTTTTCCATGGCGATGCCGACGGTATTGCGCTCGCTGAAGGTAGTCGTGAATTCTTTCAGGGCCTCAGCTCGAAAGACAAAACGCTGAAGATTTACCCGGGGTTCTACCACGAGACAATGAACGAGCCTCTCGGTGACCGCAAGCAGGTGATTTCTGACATCATCAAGTGGATTAAAAAACACGTCTGA
- a CDS encoding ABC transporter ATP-binding protein, with protein MALVSSRWLFRQFLDDTHKQTTAKKLENKQASRANLRAYLDLMADYRRPFAIIFAAACATELLYLAVPVTTRHILDGVLMNAQLSAGEKKTLLLTIGAALLFMLVSAQAIDFWRRFYTVLVNGRFVRRLRLRLFRHLMHLPLGQIHELKTGGIVSRLTSDAENLTGILQMAVISPGVAFLRIVITFAILVYWHLPLALVASGFIPPLIYISLIYILKVRPVYRSVSNDRSAQDARTSEVFAGIRAVKAFEMQAAEQRRYNLTQDLMFRKNIFAAIRESAVDGIWNFLIPITSLLIMVFGGIYFLRGETSVGDLVAFQMYSGMLLYPVWRMVFSLSQIQKSMASLDRVLDMLKLDKESDTGHRTVPNSIRKVDFENITFSYREGNPVLKNVTLSLQPSRIYAIVGESGIGKTTLIDLLCRFYSPQQGEILLNGVNVTEFELADYRRLIAIVTQDAILFDGTVRDNLFGRDEFFSQADLRLALKAADADGFVQELPQGLDTLIGERGFKLSGGQRHRLTLARALARKAPILVLDEATAHLDTISEQRIRSHLRALSRKRIVLLITHRLSTVAHADSIIVLGNGGIEAMGSHRTLLKNSKTYRALWRAQ; from the coding sequence ATGGCCCTCGTTTCTTCTCGCTGGCTCTTTCGCCAGTTTCTCGATGACACCCACAAGCAGACCACTGCCAAGAAGCTCGAAAACAAGCAGGCGTCGCGAGCCAATCTGCGCGCTTACCTCGATCTCATGGCAGATTACAGGCGCCCGTTCGCGATAATTTTCGCCGCAGCCTGCGCGACCGAACTGCTGTACCTTGCGGTGCCAGTGACGACCCGGCATATTCTCGATGGGGTGCTGATGAATGCGCAGCTCAGCGCTGGTGAAAAGAAAACTCTGTTGCTGACGATTGGCGCTGCTTTGCTTTTCATGCTCGTTTCGGCGCAGGCAATCGACTTTTGGCGGCGCTTCTATACTGTTCTGGTGAACGGCAGGTTTGTGCGCCGGCTGCGTCTGCGCCTCTTCAGGCACTTAATGCACTTACCGCTGGGCCAGATTCATGAGCTCAAGACCGGTGGTATTGTTTCGCGGCTCACGAGCGACGCAGAAAACCTGACGGGTATTCTGCAGATGGCGGTAATTTCGCCGGGCGTGGCGTTTCTGCGCATCGTCATTACTTTTGCGATTCTCGTTTATTGGCATTTGCCTCTGGCGCTCGTGGCTTCGGGTTTTATACCGCCGCTGATCTATATTAGCCTCATCTACATTCTGAAAGTTCGCCCTGTCTACCGCTCAGTCAGTAACGACCGTTCGGCGCAAGACGCACGCACGAGCGAAGTTTTCGCCGGCATTCGCGCCGTGAAAGCCTTCGAAATGCAGGCCGCCGAGCAGCGGCGCTATAACCTCACGCAAGACCTCATGTTTCGCAAAAACATCTTTGCGGCCATACGCGAATCGGCGGTCGACGGAATCTGGAACTTCTTGATACCGATTACCTCGCTGCTGATTATGGTATTTGGCGGCATTTATTTTTTACGCGGCGAAACGAGCGTGGGTGACCTCGTAGCATTTCAGATGTACAGCGGTATGCTGCTGTACCCGGTTTGGCGCATGGTCTTTTCGCTGAGCCAGATTCAGAAGTCGATGGCATCTCTCGACAGGGTGCTAGACATGTTGAAACTCGATAAAGAATCCGATACGGGGCATCGCACAGTACCGAACTCAATCCGCAAGGTGGATTTCGAAAATATCACGTTCTCTTACCGTGAGGGAAATCCCGTTCTGAAAAACGTCACGCTTTCATTACAGCCGTCGCGAATTTATGCGATCGTGGGCGAGAGCGGCATTGGCAAAACAACTTTGATCGACCTGCTTTGCCGTTTCTATTCGCCGCAACAGGGTGAAATTCTGTTGAATGGTGTGAATGTGACCGAGTTCGAGCTCGCTGACTACCGGCGGCTCATCGCCATCGTCACACAAGATGCGATACTTTTCGACGGCACTGTGCGCGATAACCTGTTCGGGCGTGACGAATTTTTCTCCCAGGCAGACCTTCGTCTGGCGCTCAAGGCGGCAGACGCCGATGGCTTCGTGCAAGAATTACCCCAGGGGCTCGATACGCTGATCGGCGAACGAGGGTTCAAACTTTCGGGTGGGCAGCGCCACCGGTTGACGCTCGCGCGGGCTCTCGCGCGCAAGGCCCCGATTCTGGTGCTCGACGAGGCGACGGCGCACCTTGATACCATCAGTGAGCAGCGCATTCGTTCTCATCTGCGCGCGCTCAGCCGTAAGCGCATCGTCTTGCTGATCACGCACCGCCTGAGCACCGTCGCGCATGCCGATTCGATCATCGTGCTGGGTAACGGCGGCATCGAGGCGATGGGTAGCCACCGTACGCTGCTCAAGAATTCTAAAACCTACCGGGCCCTGTGGCGCGCACAATAA
- a CDS encoding SPL family radical SAM protein, which yields MTTSASMQIDTLYLEKGARDYAAAARIVEKLNPQKIEEIEDYQTIFSKRRTPYLSKRDTRNVFVAVKRGALVKEAPAAYGYGSDDLHYYYIHAYNCVYECEYCYLQGYFSSPDLVLFVNHDEIIRDMRAIAAASAAQRVWFHAGEFSDSLALSHITAELADYWQFFSETPNAYLELRTKSINLTAMRQLKPINNAVVSFSLSTHTQAARHDRDAPTASQRLAAMQRLKELGFRLGVHFDPLIYAPDFGSNFEAIVCDLSERVGFAGIDYISLGVVRFAKDVYREAKENYPASDIFARNFIQGTDHKMRYVRPLRLQMLELGREILKKHGCPEDKIYFCME from the coding sequence GTGACGACGAGCGCATCGATGCAGATTGACACCCTATACCTTGAGAAAGGTGCGCGGGACTACGCCGCGGCAGCCCGAATCGTTGAAAAACTGAATCCTCAAAAAATCGAAGAGATCGAAGACTACCAGACGATTTTCTCGAAACGCAGGACACCCTACCTGTCGAAGCGCGACACCCGTAACGTCTTTGTCGCGGTCAAACGCGGCGCACTTGTGAAAGAAGCGCCCGCAGCCTACGGTTACGGCAGCGATGACTTGCACTACTATTATATTCATGCATACAATTGTGTCTATGAATGTGAGTACTGTTACCTGCAGGGTTACTTCAGCTCGCCCGACCTCGTGCTGTTCGTGAACCATGATGAGATCATCAGAGATATGCGGGCGATCGCCGCCGCAAGCGCCGCTCAACGGGTCTGGTTTCATGCCGGCGAGTTCAGCGATTCGCTCGCGCTTTCGCACATCACCGCAGAGCTCGCCGACTACTGGCAGTTCTTTTCAGAAACCCCCAACGCCTATCTGGAGCTTCGCACCAAATCGATCAATCTGACGGCGATGCGCCAGTTAAAACCGATCAATAACGCGGTGGTCAGCTTCTCTCTCTCGACGCACACGCAGGCCGCCCGCCACGACCGTGATGCACCTACCGCCTCTCAACGCCTTGCCGCGATGCAGCGCCTGAAAGAACTCGGGTTTCGGCTCGGCGTGCATTTTGACCCCCTGATCTACGCACCCGATTTTGGGTCTAATTTCGAGGCAATCGTGTGTGACCTCTCTGAAAGAGTGGGCTTTGCAGGTATCGATTACATCTCGCTCGGTGTCGTGCGTTTCGCTAAAGATGTCTACCGTGAAGCAAAGGAAAATTACCCGGCTTCAGACATTTTCGCGCGAAATTTTATTCAGGGCACCGACCACAAAATGCGCTACGTACGCCCGCTGCGCCTGCAAATGCTCGAACTGGGCCGCGAGATTCTGAAAAAGCATGGTTGCCCTGAAGATAAGATTTACTTTTGCATGGAATGA
- a CDS encoding thiol-disulfide oxidoreductase DCC family protein gives MIRHERNHVVKFAPLQGETFKKKHSAHTLALPDSIVFSVQGRLCLEAEAVIAISEYLKQPWRFFGSLGRLVPAFMANALYRFVARNRYRWFGKREACYLPTPELRARFLD, from the coding sequence ATCATTCGGCATGAACGAAACCACGTGGTAAAATTCGCGCCTCTGCAGGGTGAAACCTTCAAAAAAAAACATTCTGCTCATACCTTGGCTCTGCCCGATAGCATCGTGTTTTCTGTGCAGGGGCGCCTCTGCCTCGAAGCCGAAGCTGTTATCGCCATCAGCGAATACCTGAAACAACCGTGGCGATTTTTCGGCAGCCTGGGGCGACTGGTGCCCGCATTCATGGCGAATGCTCTCTATCGCTTCGTTGCGCGCAATCGCTATCGATGGTTCGGTAAACGCGAAGCCTGCTATCTGCCGACACCCGAATTGCGGGCGCGCTTTCTCGATTGA
- a CDS encoding UbiX family flavin prenyltransferase, with the protein MSARQITQSDTQNRFIIGITGASGADYALRLIWRLSAIKGESDVIISPNFYKVLASEGGIDGASGQNLLEIAMARYGKTSDLHEFSNLAYTDIGARAASGSQKYRAMVIVPCSMKTLAAVTHGLSQNLIERAADVSLKERRTLIVCPRESPLSTIHLRNMLALSEAGAIVMPLMPGYYHKPQNITDLYDFMVDRIMQHLGLSERAIEPWQG; encoded by the coding sequence ATGAGCGCCCGACAAATTACCCAGTCAGACACGCAGAATCGTTTTATCATCGGCATCACCGGTGCGTCAGGCGCTGATTACGCACTGCGACTCATCTGGCGGCTCAGTGCGATCAAAGGCGAAAGCGATGTGATTATCTCGCCGAATTTCTATAAAGTGCTCGCCAGTGAAGGCGGCATTGACGGCGCCAGCGGTCAAAATCTTCTCGAGATTGCCATGGCCCGCTACGGCAAGACGAGCGACCTGCACGAATTCTCGAATCTGGCGTATACGGATATTGGTGCACGCGCTGCCAGCGGTTCGCAAAAATACCGCGCGATGGTGATCGTGCCGTGCAGCATGAAAACGCTCGCAGCTGTCACGCATGGCCTAAGCCAGAATCTTATCGAACGCGCGGCAGATGTATCGCTGAAAGAACGGCGAACGCTTATTGTTTGCCCGCGCGAATCGCCGTTGAGTACAATTCATCTGCGCAACATGCTCGCGCTCAGCGAGGCGGGTGCAATTGTAATGCCGCTCATGCCTGGATATTACCATAAACCTCAAAACATTACCGACCTCTATGATTTTATGGTCGACCGTATCATGCAACACCTCGGGCTGAGCGAACGGGCGATCGAACCATGGCAAGGTTGA
- a CDS encoding PilZ domain-containing protein, with protein MSILRQSLALQIMPIDDNPEGNRYQGVLENLGDTHLTVRVDEDFLNAPLSEPVRVDFTMSNFRFRFDSQVEAARQGNLIRILKPTKLYKSVIRKGQRLKLDAVIGYNVWTEPGRYEAVITDLSPIGLRMITDRQLPKNTLISVNVYLPGKSLRFICQGLVRWCTRETTEERRYTCGVLFTTLSNESTKRVEKFVAEELQKNPGLEPL; from the coding sequence ATGTCTATACTGCGCCAGAGTCTTGCTTTGCAGATAATGCCCATCGACGATAATCCCGAGGGTAATCGCTATCAGGGAGTGCTCGAAAACCTCGGCGACACCCACCTGACGGTGCGCGTTGATGAAGACTTTCTGAATGCGCCCCTCTCCGAACCCGTCAGGGTCGACTTCACCATGTCAAACTTTCGCTTTCGTTTCGATTCGCAGGTCGAAGCTGCGCGGCAGGGCAACCTGATTCGCATCTTGAAGCCCACGAAGCTGTATAAGAGCGTCATTCGCAAGGGCCAGAGGCTCAAACTCGATGCAGTCATCGGCTACAACGTGTGGACAGAACCCGGCAGGTATGAAGCCGTGATAACAGACCTAAGTCCTATTGGTCTGCGCATGATAACTGACAGGCAACTGCCGAAGAACACACTCATCAGCGTAAACGTTTACCTGCCGGGAAAATCTCTGCGCTTCATTTGCCAGGGGCTGGTGCGCTGGTGCACGCGCGAAACAACCGAAGAACGGCGCTACACCTGCGGAGTCTTGTTCACGACACTTTCGAATGAATCGACAAAGCGCGTTGAGAAGTTCGTCGCCGAAGAGCTGCAGAAAAACCCGGGCCTCGAGCCGCTGTAG